A single region of the Fusarium fujikuroi IMI 58289 draft genome, chromosome FFUJ_chr05 genome encodes:
- a CDS encoding related to isoflavone reductase family protein, with translation MSALPTVAIAGATGNLGAKVTEGFLQQPFRDRFHDIIVLARSRSPKAENLVKNGASLRLYTEENLQEALAGVDILINTVGPSGHHFKETLLRSIPGSSVKLYFPSEFGVDHYVHDFSHEEWDAKKAHFQLASELISDISICRVYAGLFLEDSIGPWFGFDTKNGKYEAVGDTAQKTSYTSMYDVGKALAILASHPVGTIPPEVHLSGDSKSMTEIAEIMEESGAGRIQVTSVPLETYKANVLAKPSPTPERYLRFLMGEGKIHHSTDGIGNQNDIVQVAGDLSTWMSMSQLAKESHGRPWAEAEWELDN, from the exons ATGTCTGCTCTTCCAACTGTAGCAATCGCCGGTGCGACTGGTAACCTCGGTGCCAAAGTTACTGAGGGGTTTCTCCAACAGCCATTTCGCGATAGGTTCCATGACATCATAGTCCTAGCACGCTCCCGTTCACCCAAGGCCGAGAATCTTGTAAAAAACGGCGCATCATTGCGTCTGTATACCGAGGAGAACTTGCAAGAGGCACTAGCTGGGGTCGATATCCTGATAAACAC TGTAGGCCCCAGTGGTCATCACTTCAAAGAGACCCTTCTTCGCAGCATTCCTGGTTCCAGCGTCAAGCTCTATTTTCCATCCGAGTTTGGTGTCGATCATTATGTGCACGACTTTTCACATGAAGAATGGGATGCTAAGAAGGCGCATTTCCAGCTTGCATCAGAGCTCATCTCCGACATAAGCATATGTCGCGTCTATGCAGGCTTATTCCTCGAGGACTCAATCGGTCCGTGGTTTGGCTTCGATACAAAAAATGGCAAATACGAGGCCGTTGGGGATACCGCGCAGAAGACCTCGTACACAAGCATGTACGACGTTGGCAAGGCGCTCGCTATACTCGCAAGCCACCCAGTCGGCACCATACCTCCTGAGGTACACCTCAGTGGTGACAGCAAGTCTATGACTGAGATAGCAGAGATTATGGAAGAGAGCGGGGCTGGCCGTATCCAAGTGACGAGTGTACCGCTTGAAACCTATAAGGCTAATGTCCTAGCGAAGCCATCGCCGACGCCAGAGCGATACCTACGGTTCTTGATGGGTGAGGGCAAGATACACCACTCTACTGATGGGATAGGTAATCAGAATGATATAGTGCAGGTAGCAGGGGACCTATCGACTTGGATGTCAATGTCTCAATTGGCAAAGGAGTCGCATGGAAGGCCCTGGGCTGAAGCAGAATGGGAGCTGGATAACTAG